CCGCACCTACCCAACGGCACTGACATCTTCGCCGCCGAACTCGTCGCCCGGGCGACGGCCGAGAGCCTTGATGCTGTATATGTACCACTCTCGCCGTACGGGGTCACGCCGATCCACGCCGGGCACCCGGGCACGGTCACGCTGCGGCGGGAGACCTTCGAGATGTTGCTGACGGACGTGTGCAGCGAGCTCATCGCCCTTGGGATTCGTACGCTCGTGCTCGTCAACTGGCACGAGGGCAACATCGCTTCGATGGATGCCGTGGCAACCGACCTACAGCATCGAACTGAGGCCGTCTTCATCTCGGCCCAAGCGTGCTACACCGCCCAGCGTGTCTACCGGGAGGCGGGTGGTGAACTCACTCACGGTGGAGGGATCGAGACTCTGGCCGTCATGGCGTACGACCCTGCATTGGCCAAGGTGGACCGAGCAGGCGAGCCGACCAGGCCCGAGGGTGCTGATGCGCTGGACGCCATGCGACGTTCTTCCGAGGTCTACGGATTCGTAACGGACGTCTCCGAACTCGCCGACGACGGCTGGTACGGCAACCCGTGGTGGGCCACGTCTGACCGGGCCACCGCCTTCCCCACCCTCGTGGCGCAGGAAATCGTCGAGCGGGTCCGATCCGTCGTCGCGGCCCACGAAGCACGTTCCTAGCCCGCTGTACTCATCACGCGCCGGGGTCACCCCTGCCAGTGCACAAGCGCAGGGCGGGGCGGGGCGATCGCACAGTACCAGGCAACGTCGACCGTCGGCGTAGCCACAACACCGCAGGAGGACATGGTCATGGAGAATAGGGTCAGGCTCGCATCAGTCGGTCTTGGACGCTGGGCACGGGTGCTCGCGCGCGGCGCCCAGCGTGGTGACACTGTCGAGCTCTATAGCTGCTTCAGCCGCAACGAGGAACGACGTCGCGCCTTCTGTGATGAGTACGGCATACCACGCAGCGCCGCAACCTACGAGGAGCTGCTCGCAGACCCGGAGGTAGAGGGCGTCATCATCACCACCCCGAACGACACGCATCGGGACGTCATCATCCAAGCGCTCGAGGCCGGCAAGGCCGTCTACACGGACAAGCCGATCGCGCACAGCTTGGAGCACGCGAGCGAGATCGCGGCCGCCGTCCGGGCGACCGGGCAGGTCTTCGCGGTCGGGCACAGCTCGCGCAGGCTGTCCGGCCATCGGGAGATGCGGCGCTGGATCGACTCCGGGCAGATCGGCGAGATCAGCCTCGCGGAGGCGAACTTCTCGAACGAGCGCGGCCTGGAGCTGACGCCTGACACGTGGCGCTTCTACGCCGACAAGAGCCCGGGCGGGGCGTTCATCCAACTCGGCGTGCACCATGCCGACACCCTGCAGTACCTGCTCGGGCCGGTGAAGCAGGTCACCGCTCACGCTCGGCGCCTGTTCACCAAGGCAGAGGTGCCCGATGCCGTCAT
This window of the Georgenia yuyongxinii genome carries:
- a CDS encoding creatininase family protein, whose protein sequence is MSNDLSTMTSPEAAESFARSRTAVIPLGSVEQHGPHLPNGTDIFAAELVARATAESLDAVYVPLSPYGVTPIHAGHPGTVTLRRETFEMLLTDVCSELIALGIRTLVLVNWHEGNIASMDAVATDLQHRTEAVFISAQACYTAQRVYREAGGELTHGGGIETLAVMAYDPALAKVDRAGEPTRPEGADALDAMRRSSEVYGFVTDVSELADDGWYGNPWWATSDRATAFPTLVAQEIVERVRSVVAAHEARS
- a CDS encoding Gfo/Idh/MocA family protein encodes the protein MENRVRLASVGLGRWARVLARGAQRGDTVELYSCFSRNEERRRAFCDEYGIPRSAATYEELLADPEVEGVIITTPNDTHRDVIIQALEAGKAVYTDKPIAHSLEHASEIAAAVRATGQVFAVGHSSRRLSGHREMRRWIDSGQIGEISLAEANFSNERGLELTPDTWRFYADKSPGGAFIQLGVHHADTLQYLLGPVKQVTAHARRLFTKAEVPDAVMAILEFESGALGYIGTGWASPGVYSMNLLGTKANLMYDLDFTHWDESHLADDYSSLRSQFYGESERQTVDLQRTDMFREQLEEFGLAIRGQAAVEVGPEEAVRALAVVRAVLESSARNGAAVSIDEVIANADTRQTVA